From the genome of Paenibacillus thermoaerophilus:
GCGCGCTTTCAACCGCAAGGGGCTGTCCCGAATTGAACTGACCCCCGTCAAGTAGACAGTACAAAAAAATAAAAATCGGTTAAGCGGCCTTGGTCCTGAATTCCATGGGACTGAGGCCGTTTAGTTTTGCCTGTAATCGCTCGTTATTGTAAAAACGGA
Proteins encoded in this window:
- a CDS encoding IS3 family transposase, translating into RFYNNERLQAKLNGLSPMEFRTKAA